A window of the Gemmatirosa kalamazoonensis genome harbors these coding sequences:
- a CDS encoding HAMP domain-containing protein, with amino-acid sequence MDRLLDALLALRDGDFEFRLGRANDPGFTPIFDAFNEAAALRSGLTDEIVRVARTVGREGLLGERVSLPGARGGWATSADALNALITDVLQPTTEVARVLTSVAEGDLSQKMALDISGRSVQGEFLRIGTTVNRMVDQLSAFASEVTRVAREVGTEGVLGGQAHVPGVAGTWKDLTDSVNAMASSLTNQVRNIAEVTTAVAKGDLSRKITVDARGEILELKNTINTMVDQLSAFASEVTRVAREVGTEGVLGGQAVVEGVSGTWKDLTDNVNAMASNLTNQVRNIAEVTTAVANGDLSQKITVDVKGEVLELKETINTMVDRLGTFADEVTRVAREVGTEGRLGGQAQVPGVAGTWRDLTDSVNFMASSLTTQVRNIALVTTAVANGDLSQKITVEARGEVLELKSTINRMVDQLNSFAGEVTRVAREVGTEGVLGGQANVPGVAGTWKDLTDSVNFMAASLTTQVRNIAEVTTAVANGDLSQKITVDVRGEVLELKNTINRMVDQLGAFASEVTRVAREVGTEGVLGGQANVPGVAGTWKDLTDSVNFMASSLTTQVRNIAEVTTAVARGDLSKKITVDVRGEILELKSTVNTMVDQLNAFASEVTRVAKEVGTEGRLGGQAQVQGVAGTWKDLTDNVNQLAGNLTVQLRDVSGVATAIQKGDLSRKITVEARGEVLQIKEVINTMVDQLNAFAAEVTRVAREVGSEGRLGGQANVPGVAGTWKDLTDTVNFLAGSLTAQVRNIAEVTTAVARGDLSKKITVDVKGEVLELKNTINTMVDQLSAFAAEVTRVAKEVGTEGVLGGQARVEGVSGTWKDLTDNVNAMASNLTNQVRNIAFVTTAVANGDLGQKITVEARGEVLELKNTINNMVDRLRVFADEVTRVAKEVGTEGRLGGQAQVQGVAGTWKDLTDNVNQLAGNLTVQLRDVSAVATAIARGDLTRKITVDVRGEILQIKDVINTMVDQLNSFAGEVTRVAREVGTEGKLGGQAKVANVAGTWRDLTDNVNTMASNLTGQVRNVKDVTIAVANGDLSQKITVEARGEVLELKETINDMVDRLRVFADEVTRVAKEVGTEGKLGGQAQVPDVAGTWKALTDNVNAMASSLTVQVRAIADVATAVTRGDLSRQITVEAQGEVDELKRNINQMIANLRETTEKNQEQDWLKTNLARFSRLMQGQKDLDSVARLVMSELTPLVQARSGAFYMMENEEGVPTLRLIASYAFKQRKHLSNVWHMGEGLVGQTALEKKPILLTNVPDDYIQITSGLGEAPPRNIITLPVLFEGDVKAVVELASFLPFNQIHQTFLDQLQETIGVVLNMIQANMRTEELLQQSQKLTTELQSQSEELKRQQEELKRSNSELEAQAKSLRASEELLRDQQEELQQVNEELEEKAALLAEQNKKVEQKNSEVEAARQALEEKASQLALSSKYKSEFLANMSHELRTPLNSLLILARLLADNKEGNLSAKQVEFARTILGSGSDLLNLINDVLDLSKVEAGKMEVHPLDVRVEEVREFAERTFRPLAEQKALDFSIDVLPGTPDSLVTDGQRLNQILKNLLSNAFKFTEHGSITLTVRRAEGGRRFANRVLDTADTVLAFAVKDTGIGIPKDKQQLIFESFQQADGATSRKYGGTGLGLSISREIARLLGGEIRVESKPGEGSTFTLFLPSNYVDPDAGRGVPNDSGPRTRPSGIGATGQIRRVGRDSGLGTRDSGVRSAESRVPSPESRVPSPESRAAAAPTIEQEPDVDDTFGDDEELGRRLVDGLERRAPLATDIPNPVHDDRDEIQEGDTVVLVVENDLNFASVLLEMARSKGFKALAALDGRTGVDLAHQYQPDAITLDIDMPGVDGFAVLERLKGHPDTRHIPVHIISGVSRRHEGLSAGAIAYLEKPVSAEALEEAFNRIGEFLDNRVRRLLVVEDDPAQRDAIVSLIGHEDVEITAVESAEDALARLGETDFDCMVVDLGLHDMSGFELLERVKSDPSRRELPIIVYTGKELSPGEETRLRKYAETIIVKDVKSPERLLDETALFLHRVESTLPENKRRMLERLHTADAVFHGKRVLIVDDDVRNIFSLTSVLEEHGMEVAFAENGKDAIEWLDKSPPPEIILMDVMMPEMDGYETTRAIRERPDWRAIPIIALTAKAMKGDREKCIAAGASDYITKPVDTEQLLSLMRVWLYR; translated from the coding sequence GTGGACCGGCTGCTCGATGCGCTGCTCGCGCTCCGTGACGGCGACTTCGAGTTCCGCCTCGGCCGCGCGAACGATCCGGGCTTCACGCCGATCTTCGACGCGTTCAACGAGGCCGCCGCGCTCCGCTCGGGGCTCACCGACGAGATCGTGCGCGTCGCGCGCACCGTCGGCCGCGAGGGGCTGCTCGGCGAGCGGGTGTCGCTCCCCGGCGCGCGCGGCGGCTGGGCGACGAGCGCCGACGCGCTGAACGCGCTCATCACCGACGTGCTCCAGCCGACCACCGAGGTCGCGCGCGTGCTGACGTCGGTGGCCGAGGGCGACCTGTCGCAGAAGATGGCGCTCGACATCTCGGGCCGATCCGTGCAGGGCGAGTTCCTGCGCATCGGCACGACGGTGAACCGGATGGTCGATCAGCTCTCGGCGTTCGCCTCCGAGGTCACGCGCGTCGCCCGCGAGGTGGGCACCGAAGGCGTGTTGGGCGGCCAGGCGCACGTCCCGGGCGTCGCCGGCACGTGGAAGGACCTGACCGACTCCGTGAACGCGATGGCGAGCTCGCTCACGAACCAGGTGCGCAACATCGCCGAGGTGACCACCGCGGTCGCGAAGGGCGACCTGTCGCGCAAGATCACGGTCGACGCGCGCGGCGAGATCCTCGAGCTGAAGAACACCATCAACACGATGGTCGATCAGCTCTCCGCGTTCGCGAGCGAGGTGACGCGCGTCGCGCGCGAGGTCGGCACGGAGGGGGTGCTCGGCGGCCAGGCCGTCGTGGAAGGCGTGAGCGGCACGTGGAAGGACCTCACCGACAACGTGAACGCGATGGCGAGCAACCTGACGAACCAGGTGCGCAACATCGCGGAGGTGACGACGGCGGTCGCGAACGGCGACCTGTCGCAGAAGATCACGGTGGACGTGAAGGGCGAGGTGCTCGAGCTGAAGGAGACCATCAACACGATGGTCGACCGACTCGGCACGTTCGCCGACGAGGTCACGCGCGTCGCCCGCGAGGTGGGCACCGAGGGACGGTTGGGCGGCCAGGCGCAGGTGCCCGGCGTCGCCGGCACGTGGCGCGACCTGACGGACTCCGTGAACTTCATGGCGTCGTCGCTGACGACCCAGGTGCGCAACATCGCACTCGTCACGACCGCCGTCGCGAACGGCGACCTGTCGCAGAAGATCACCGTCGAGGCGCGCGGCGAGGTGCTCGAGCTGAAGAGCACCATCAACCGCATGGTCGATCAGCTCAACTCCTTCGCCGGCGAGGTGACGCGCGTCGCCCGCGAGGTCGGCACGGAAGGCGTGCTCGGCGGACAGGCCAACGTGCCCGGCGTCGCCGGTACGTGGAAGGACCTCACCGACTCGGTGAACTTCATGGCCGCGTCGCTGACGACGCAGGTGCGCAACATCGCCGAGGTCACCACCGCGGTCGCGAACGGCGACCTGAGTCAGAAGATCACGGTGGACGTGCGCGGCGAGGTGCTGGAGCTGAAGAACACGATCAACCGGATGGTCGATCAGTTAGGCGCGTTCGCGAGCGAGGTCACCCGCGTGGCGCGCGAGGTGGGCACGGAGGGCGTGCTGGGCGGGCAGGCGAACGTGCCGGGCGTCGCGGGCACGTGGAAGGATCTCACCGACTCCGTGAACTTCATGGCGTCGTCGCTCACCACGCAGGTGCGCAACATCGCCGAAGTCACGACGGCCGTCGCGCGCGGCGACCTGTCGAAGAAGATCACCGTCGACGTGCGCGGCGAGATCCTCGAGCTGAAGTCCACGGTGAACACGATGGTGGACCAGCTCAACGCCTTCGCGAGCGAGGTCACGCGCGTCGCGAAGGAAGTCGGCACCGAGGGACGGTTAGGCGGCCAGGCGCAGGTGCAGGGCGTCGCCGGGACGTGGAAGGACCTCACCGACAACGTGAACCAGCTCGCCGGCAACCTCACCGTGCAGCTCCGCGACGTGAGCGGCGTCGCCACCGCGATTCAGAAGGGTGACCTGAGCCGCAAGATCACCGTCGAGGCGCGCGGCGAGGTGCTGCAGATCAAGGAAGTCATCAACACCATGGTCGACCAGCTCAACGCGTTCGCCGCCGAGGTCACGCGCGTGGCGCGCGAGGTGGGGAGCGAGGGTCGACTCGGCGGGCAGGCGAACGTGCCCGGCGTCGCCGGCACGTGGAAGGACCTCACCGACACGGTGAACTTCCTCGCCGGCTCGCTCACCGCGCAGGTGCGCAACATCGCCGAGGTCACGACGGCCGTCGCGCGCGGTGACCTGTCGAAGAAGATCACGGTGGACGTGAAGGGCGAGGTGCTGGAGCTGAAGAACACCATCAACACGATGGTGGACCAGCTCTCCGCGTTCGCCGCCGAGGTGACGCGCGTCGCGAAGGAGGTCGGTACCGAAGGCGTGCTCGGCGGCCAGGCGCGCGTCGAGGGCGTGAGCGGCACGTGGAAGGACCTCACGGACAACGTGAACGCGATGGCGAGCAACCTGACGAATCAGGTGCGCAACATCGCGTTCGTCACGACGGCCGTCGCGAACGGCGACCTCGGTCAGAAGATCACGGTCGAAGCGCGCGGCGAGGTGCTCGAGCTCAAGAACACGATCAACAACATGGTCGACCGCCTGCGCGTGTTCGCCGACGAGGTGACGCGCGTGGCGAAGGAAGTCGGCACGGAAGGTCGGTTAGGCGGCCAGGCGCAGGTGCAGGGCGTGGCGGGCACGTGGAAGGACCTCACCGACAACGTGAACCAGCTCGCCGGCAACCTGACCGTGCAGCTCCGCGACGTGAGCGCGGTCGCGACCGCTATCGCCCGCGGCGACCTGACGCGCAAGATCACGGTCGACGTGCGCGGCGAGATCCTGCAGATCAAGGACGTCATCAACACGATGGTCGACCAGCTCAACTCGTTCGCCGGCGAGGTGACCCGCGTGGCGCGCGAGGTGGGCACGGAAGGAAAGCTCGGCGGCCAGGCGAAGGTGGCGAACGTCGCCGGCACGTGGCGCGACCTCACGGACAACGTCAACACGATGGCGTCGAACCTGACCGGTCAGGTGCGCAACGTGAAGGACGTCACGATCGCCGTCGCGAACGGCGACCTGTCGCAGAAGATCACGGTGGAGGCGCGCGGCGAGGTGTTGGAGCTGAAGGAGACGATCAACGACATGGTCGATCGCCTCCGCGTCTTCGCCGACGAGGTCACGCGCGTGGCGAAGGAGGTGGGCACCGAGGGCAAGCTGGGCGGCCAGGCGCAGGTGCCCGACGTCGCCGGCACGTGGAAGGCGCTCACCGACAACGTGAACGCGATGGCGAGCTCGCTCACCGTGCAGGTGCGCGCCATCGCCGACGTGGCCACCGCCGTGACCCGCGGCGACCTGTCGCGGCAGATCACCGTCGAGGCGCAGGGCGAGGTCGATGAGCTGAAGCGCAACATCAACCAGATGATCGCGAACCTCCGTGAGACCACGGAGAAGAACCAGGAGCAGGACTGGCTGAAGACGAACCTCGCCAGGTTCTCGCGGCTCATGCAGGGGCAGAAGGACCTCGACTCCGTCGCGCGGCTCGTCATGAGCGAGCTCACGCCGCTCGTGCAGGCGCGGAGCGGCGCGTTCTACATGATGGAGAACGAGGAGGGGGTGCCGACGCTGCGTCTCATCGCGAGCTACGCGTTCAAGCAGCGCAAGCACCTGTCGAACGTGTGGCACATGGGCGAGGGGCTCGTCGGCCAGACGGCGCTGGAGAAGAAGCCGATCCTGCTCACGAACGTGCCGGACGACTACATCCAGATCACGTCCGGCCTCGGCGAGGCGCCGCCGCGCAACATCATCACGCTCCCCGTGCTGTTCGAGGGCGACGTGAAGGCGGTCGTCGAGCTCGCGAGCTTCCTGCCGTTCAACCAGATCCACCAGACCTTCCTCGATCAGCTGCAGGAGACGATCGGCGTCGTCCTGAACATGATCCAGGCGAACATGCGCACCGAGGAGCTGCTGCAGCAGTCGCAGAAGCTCACCACGGAGCTGCAGAGCCAGTCCGAGGAGCTGAAGCGGCAGCAGGAGGAGTTGAAGCGCTCCAACTCCGAGCTCGAGGCGCAGGCGAAGTCGCTGCGCGCGTCGGAGGAGCTGCTGCGCGACCAGCAGGAGGAGCTGCAGCAGGTCAACGAGGAGCTGGAGGAGAAGGCCGCGCTGCTCGCGGAGCAGAACAAGAAGGTCGAGCAGAAGAACAGCGAGGTCGAGGCGGCGCGGCAGGCGCTCGAGGAGAAGGCGTCGCAGCTCGCGCTGTCGTCGAAGTACAAGAGCGAGTTCCTCGCGAACATGAGCCACGAGCTGCGCACGCCACTCAACTCGCTGCTCATCCTCGCGCGGCTGCTCGCCGACAACAAGGAAGGGAACCTCTCGGCGAAGCAGGTGGAGTTCGCGCGCACGATCCTCGGCTCCGGCTCGGACCTGCTGAACCTCATCAACGACGTGCTCGATCTGTCGAAGGTCGAGGCGGGGAAGATGGAGGTGCATCCGCTCGACGTGCGCGTCGAGGAGGTGCGCGAGTTCGCCGAGCGCACGTTCCGCCCGCTGGCCGAGCAGAAGGCGCTCGACTTCTCGATCGACGTGCTGCCGGGGACGCCCGACTCGCTCGTCACCGATGGACAGCGGCTGAATCAGATCCTCAAGAACCTGCTGTCCAACGCGTTCAAGTTCACCGAGCACGGGAGCATCACGCTCACCGTGCGCCGCGCGGAGGGCGGGCGGCGCTTCGCGAACCGCGTGCTCGACACGGCGGACACGGTGCTCGCCTTCGCCGTGAAGGACACCGGCATCGGCATCCCGAAGGACAAGCAGCAGCTCATCTTCGAGTCGTTCCAGCAGGCCGACGGCGCGACGAGCCGCAAGTACGGCGGCACGGGGCTCGGGCTGTCCATCAGCCGCGAGATCGCGCGCCTGCTGGGCGGCGAGATCCGCGTCGAGAGCAAGCCGGGCGAGGGGAGCACGTTCACGCTGTTCCTGCCGTCGAACTACGTGGACCCGGACGCGGGACGCGGGGTGCCTAACGACAGCGGACCGCGCACGCGGCCGTCGGGGATCGGCGCGACGGGCCAGATCCGTCGGGTCGGCCGGGACTCGGGACTCGGGACTCGGGACTCGGGAGTCCGCAGCGCCGAGTCCCGAGTCCCGAGTCCCGAGTCCCGAGTCCCGAGTCCCGAGTCCCGAGCCGCGGCGGCGCCGACGATCGAGCAGGAGCCCGACGTCGACGACACGTTCGGCGACGACGAGGAGCTCGGCCGCCGCCTGGTCGACGGCCTCGAACGGCGCGCGCCGCTCGCGACCGACATCCCGAACCCCGTGCACGACGACCGCGACGAGATCCAGGAGGGCGACACCGTCGTCCTCGTCGTGGAGAACGACCTGAACTTCGCGTCGGTGCTGCTCGAGATGGCGCGCAGCAAGGGGTTCAAGGCGCTCGCGGCGCTCGACGGGCGCACCGGCGTCGACCTCGCCCACCAGTACCAGCCCGACGCCATCACGCTCGACATCGACATGCCGGGCGTCGACGGGTTCGCGGTGCTGGAGCGGCTCAAGGGGCACCCCGACACGCGCCACATCCCGGTGCACATCATCAGCGGCGTGAGCCGGCGCCACGAGGGGCTGAGCGCGGGCGCCATCGCGTACCTCGAGAAGCCCGTGAGCGCGGAGGCGCTGGAGGAGGCGTTCAACCGCATCGGGGAGTTCCTCGACAACCGCGTGCGGCGACTGCTCGTCGTCGAGGACGATCCGGCGCAGCGCGACGCGATCGTGTCGCTCATCGGCCACGAGGACGTCGAGATCACCGCGGTGGAGAGCGCGGAGGACGCGCTCGCGCGCCTCGGCGAGACCGACTTCGACTGCATGGTCGTCGACCTCGGGCTGCACGACATGAGCGGATTCGAGCTGCTCGAGCGCGTGAAGTCCGATCCGTCGCGGCGCGAGCTGCCGATCATCGTCTACACGGGGAAGGAGCTGAGCCCCGGCGAGGAGACGCGGCTCCGCAAGTACGCCGAGACGATCATCGTGAAGGACGTGAAGAGCCCGGAGCGGCTGCTCGACGAGACCGCGCTGTTCCTGCACCGCGTGGAGTCGACGCTTCCCGAGAACAAGCGCCGCATGCTGGAGCGGCTGCACACGGCCGACGCGGTGTTCCACGGCAAGCGCGTGCTCATCGTCGACGACGACGTGCGCAACATCTTCTCGCTCACGAGCGTGCTCGAGGAGCACGGCATGGAGGTCGCGTTCGCCGAGAACGGCAAGGACGCGATCGAGTGGCTCGACAAGTCGCCGCCGCCCGAGATCATCCTCATGGACGTGATGATGCCGGAGATGGACGGCTACGAGACGACGCGGGCGATCCGCGAGCGTCCCGACTGGCGGGCCATCCCGATCATCGCGCTCACGGCGAAGGCGATGAAGGGCGACCGCGAGAAGTGCATCGCGGCCGGCGCGAGCGACTACATCACGAAGCCGGTGGACACCGAGCAGCTGCTGTCGCTCATGCGCGTCTGGCTGTACCGATGA
- a CDS encoding THUMP domain-containing class I SAM-dependent RNA methyltransferase, giving the protein MPSQSTAGNVTYDAFAITAPGLAPLAADELRALGVVPRDVDASGVSFDATAEQLWAANLWCRTVSRVVVRLAEFHATSFHELERHARKVAWERVTAPARAVRLRVTCRKSRLYHSDAVGERVADAIARRVGGAGGWQAAHDDEHESDDDGQLFVVRLFHDRCTVSADSSGALLHRRGYREALAKAPLRETLAAAALLAARWDPTTPLVDPMCGSGTIPIEAALLARRIAPGRQRRFAFEAWPDFEPARWRSLLARADAESLPAAPAPIHASDRDAGAVRATAENAARAGVAADVHVDRRPLSALAPPERPGWVVTNPPYGKRVGETDTLGALYARLGEVLRERCEGWTAALVSADAQLERRVGLRWHEVLRTTNGGIPIHVVAATVPDQR; this is encoded by the coding sequence ATGCCGAGCCAGTCGACTGCCGGGAATGTCACGTACGACGCGTTCGCGATCACCGCCCCCGGGCTCGCCCCGCTCGCCGCCGACGAGCTGCGCGCGCTCGGCGTCGTTCCACGCGACGTCGACGCGAGCGGCGTGTCGTTCGACGCGACCGCGGAGCAGCTGTGGGCGGCGAACCTGTGGTGCCGCACCGTGAGCCGCGTCGTCGTGCGGCTGGCCGAGTTCCACGCGACGTCGTTCCACGAGCTCGAGCGTCACGCGCGCAAGGTCGCGTGGGAGCGCGTCACCGCGCCGGCGCGCGCGGTGCGGCTGCGCGTCACGTGCCGCAAGTCGCGCCTCTATCACTCCGACGCCGTCGGTGAGCGAGTGGCCGACGCGATCGCGCGCCGCGTCGGCGGTGCCGGCGGATGGCAGGCGGCGCACGACGACGAGCACGAGTCGGACGACGACGGGCAGCTGTTCGTCGTGCGGCTGTTCCACGACCGCTGCACGGTGAGCGCCGACAGCTCCGGCGCGCTGCTCCATCGGCGCGGCTACCGCGAGGCGCTCGCGAAGGCGCCGCTGCGCGAGACGCTCGCCGCGGCCGCGCTCCTCGCCGCGCGCTGGGATCCGACGACGCCGCTCGTCGACCCGATGTGCGGCTCCGGCACGATCCCGATCGAGGCGGCGCTGCTCGCGCGCCGCATCGCTCCCGGCCGCCAGCGGCGGTTCGCGTTCGAGGCATGGCCCGACTTCGAGCCCGCGCGGTGGCGCTCGCTGCTCGCGCGCGCCGACGCCGAGTCGCTGCCGGCGGCGCCGGCTCCGATTCACGCGTCCGACCGCGACGCCGGCGCGGTGCGCGCCACCGCCGAGAATGCGGCGCGCGCGGGCGTCGCGGCCGACGTGCACGTCGATCGACGTCCGCTCTCCGCGCTCGCGCCGCCCGAGAGGCCCGGCTGGGTCGTGACGAACCCGCCCTACGGCAAGCGCGTCGGCGAGACCGACACGCTCGGCGCGCTCTACGCGCGACTCGGCGAGGTGCTCCGTGAGCGCTGCGAGGGGTGGACGGCGGCGCTCGTCTCGGCCGACGCGCAACTCGAGCGGCGCGTGGGGCTGCGGTGGCACGAGGTGCTGCGCACGACGAACGGCGGCATCCCGATCCACGTCGTCGCGGCCACCGTGCCCGACCAGCGCTAA